In Bordetella holmesii ATCC 51541, the following proteins share a genomic window:
- a CDS encoding helix-turn-helix family protein, whose protein sequence is MEPALEPIAEEPRRDLFLIALGERVRRLRAIRGMTRKSLSQATGVSERHLANLEHGVGNASILVLLQIARAFNCALAELVGDVTTESPEWLLIRELLSGRSESDLQRARESLSQLFGVGAGAQRPNRYQRVALIGLRGAGKSTLGQMLADDLGYPFIELNREIERVAGCSILEIHNLYGPNAYRRYERRALEEAVQIYPEMVLATPGGLVSEPATFNLLLAHCYTVWLRATPEEHMSRVMAQGDFRPMSGNGEAMADLKRILAGREAFYAKADLTWVTSDLSLPESFGGLRTQVRKACSLPL, encoded by the coding sequence ATGGAGCCAGCGCTGGAGCCGATCGCGGAGGAGCCGCGACGTGACCTATTTCTGATTGCCCTGGGCGAGCGGGTGAGGCGGCTGCGCGCCATTCGCGGCATGACGCGCAAAAGCCTCTCGCAGGCCACGGGTGTCTCGGAGCGCCATCTCGCCAATCTGGAGCATGGGGTGGGCAACGCCTCCATCCTGGTGTTGCTGCAGATCGCCCGTGCCTTTAACTGTGCGCTGGCCGAACTGGTGGGCGATGTCACGACGGAGTCACCCGAATGGTTGCTCATCCGGGAGTTATTGAGCGGCCGCAGCGAATCCGATCTGCAGCGGGCCCGCGAGTCCTTGTCCCAATTGTTTGGCGTGGGCGCTGGCGCACAACGTCCCAACCGCTACCAGCGGGTGGCGCTGATCGGCCTGCGCGGCGCCGGTAAATCCACGCTTGGGCAGATGTTGGCCGATGATCTGGGCTACCCCTTCATCGAGCTCAACCGCGAGATCGAGCGCGTGGCCGGCTGCAGCATTCTCGAAATTCATAATCTGTATGGCCCCAACGCCTACCGCCGCTACGAACGCCGCGCGCTGGAGGAGGCCGTGCAGATCTACCCGGAAATGGTGCTGGCCACGCCGGGGGGGTTGGTCTCCGAACCTGCCACATTCAATCTGCTGCTGGCGCACTGCTACACCGTGTGGCTGCGTGCCACGCCCGAAGAGCATATGAGCCGGGTCATGGCGCAGGGGGATTTCCGCCCCATGTCGGGCAATGGCGAGGCCATGGCCGACCTCAAGCGCATCTTGGCCGGACGTGAGGCTTTCTACGCCAAGGCGGACTTGACCTGGGTGACCAGTGACCTGAGTCTGCCGGAGAGTTTTGGCGGCTTGCGCACGCAGGTGCGCAAAGCCTGCAGTCTGCCGCTCTGA
- the boxC gene encoding benzoyl-CoA-dihydrodiol lyase, whose amino-acid sequence MDFRTEPQLYRHWRLNCEGDVATLAMDVSEDAGLRPGYKLKLNSYDLGVDIELHDALQRIRFEHPEVRAVVVTSMKDRIFCSGANIFMLGLSSHAWKVNFCKFTNETRNGMEDASAHSGLKFIAALNGACAGGGYELALACDEIFLVDDRSSAVALPEVPLLGVLPGTGGLTRVSDKRRVRHDLADIFCTLVEGVRGQRAKEWRLVDAVVKPAQFQQAVQARVRELAAGSDRPGGAGVHLKRLEREEGPQGLRYRHVDVSIDREKRLATWVVRAPAAPVQTEIDAILAAGADWWPLAMARELDDAILYMRTNELDIGTWVIKTEGDAAAVLAADDVLQRHAEHWFVRETAGMLRRTLARLDVTSRTLYACVEPGSCFAGTLLELALAADRVYMLDDDDQPVALTLNERNFGAYPMVNGQSRLQRRFYEEAGPLEAVRAAAGQPIGPQQALDLGLVTFTPDSLDWDDEMRLALEERRALSPDALTGLEANLRFGGRENMATRIFGRLTAWQNWIFNRPNAAGEKGALKLYGKGEQANFDWNRV is encoded by the coding sequence GTGGATTTTCGGACCGAACCCCAGCTTTACCGTCATTGGCGTTTGAATTGCGAAGGCGATGTGGCCACTCTGGCCATGGATGTCTCCGAAGATGCCGGCCTGCGCCCGGGCTACAAGCTCAAGCTCAATTCCTACGATCTGGGCGTGGACATCGAATTGCACGATGCCTTGCAGCGCATACGTTTTGAGCACCCTGAAGTGCGCGCCGTCGTGGTCACCAGCATGAAAGACCGCATTTTCTGTTCGGGTGCGAACATCTTCATGCTGGGCCTGTCCTCGCACGCCTGGAAGGTGAATTTCTGCAAGTTCACCAACGAAACCCGCAACGGCATGGAAGACGCCAGCGCACACAGCGGTCTGAAATTCATTGCCGCGCTCAATGGTGCCTGCGCCGGCGGCGGCTATGAGCTGGCCCTGGCCTGCGACGAGATCTTTCTGGTCGATGACCGCTCATCGGCCGTTGCCTTGCCCGAAGTGCCCCTGTTGGGCGTGCTGCCCGGCACCGGGGGATTGACGCGGGTTTCTGACAAGCGCCGGGTGCGTCACGATCTGGCCGACATCTTCTGCACACTGGTCGAAGGTGTGCGGGGGCAGCGCGCCAAGGAATGGCGGCTGGTCGATGCGGTGGTCAAACCGGCCCAATTCCAACAGGCCGTGCAGGCACGCGTGCGTGAGCTGGCCGCCGGCAGCGACAGGCCTGGCGGCGCCGGCGTGCATCTGAAACGCTTGGAGCGCGAAGAGGGGCCGCAGGGTCTGCGCTATCGCCATGTCGACGTCAGCATCGATCGTGAAAAGCGTCTGGCCACCTGGGTGGTGCGCGCACCCGCTGCTCCCGTGCAGACCGAGATCGATGCCATCCTTGCCGCAGGCGCGGACTGGTGGCCGCTGGCCATGGCGCGCGAGCTGGACGACGCCATTCTCTACATGCGCACCAATGAGTTGGACATCGGCACCTGGGTGATCAAGACCGAGGGCGATGCGGCTGCCGTGCTGGCTGCCGACGATGTCCTCCAGCGCCATGCCGAACACTGGTTCGTGCGCGAGACCGCCGGCATGTTGCGCCGCACGCTGGCGCGCCTGGACGTGACCTCGCGCACCTTGTATGCCTGCGTGGAGCCCGGATCCTGCTTTGCAGGAACGTTGCTCGAGCTCGCGTTGGCCGCCGACCGCGTCTACATGCTGGACGACGACGATCAGCCAGTGGCACTTACGCTGAACGAGCGCAATTTCGGCGCCTATCCCATGGTCAACGGTCAGTCGCGCCTGCAACGTCGTTTCTACGAAGAGGCGGGCCCTCTGGAAGCTGTGCGGGCGGCCGCGGGTCAGCCGATAGGGCCGCAGCAGGCGCTTGATCTGGGCCTGGTGACGTTTACGCCCGATAGTCTGGACTGGGACGACGAGATGCGCCTGGCCCTGGAAGAGCGCCGTGCGCTGTCGCCCGATGCGCTCACCGGTCTGGAGGCCAACCTGCGTTTTGGCGGTCGAGAAAACATGGCCACCCGCATCTTCGGACGGTTGACTGCCTGGCAGAACTGGATTTTCAACCGCCCCAATGCCGCCGGAGAAAAGGGCGCGCTCAAGCTCTATGGCAAGGGTGAGCAGGCCAACTTCGACTGGAACCGGGTCTGA
- the boxB gene encoding benzoyl-CoA oxygenase, B subunit yields the protein MSGINYSDKIPNNVNLSGDRALQRALEHWQPNYLQWWRDMGPDGSQDFDVYLRTAVSVQPDGWAHFDHVKMPDYRWGIFLAPQDGQRKIHFGENMGRDAWQDVPGEHRANLRRIIVTQGDTEPASIEQQRHLGMTAPSQYDLRNLFQINVEEGRHLWAMVYLLHRYFGRDGREEADALLQRSSGDEDNPRILGAFNEKTPDWLAFYMFTYFTDRDGKFQLCALAESSFDPLARTTKFMLTEEAHHMFVGESGVSRVIQRTCEVMNQLKTDDPAAIRAAGVIDLPTIQRYLNFHYSVTIDLFGADQSSNAAIFYSSGLKGRYEEGKRNDDHQLKNDTYRVLSVTDGRLREIEVPMLNALNEVLRDDFIRDSMAGVGRWNKVIEKNGIPFRLSVPHKAFNRQIGTLAGIRVSPEGEVLSESQWQANRDKWLPTPEDRAFVASLMGRVSEPGKFANWIAPPVMGVNRQPVNFEYVRFS from the coding sequence ATGAGCGGTATCAACTACAGCGACAAAATTCCCAACAACGTCAATCTGTCGGGCGACCGCGCGCTGCAACGCGCGCTCGAACACTGGCAGCCCAACTACCTGCAATGGTGGCGCGACATGGGGCCGGACGGCTCGCAGGACTTTGACGTCTACCTGCGCACGGCCGTCAGCGTGCAACCTGATGGGTGGGCGCATTTCGACCACGTCAAGATGCCGGATTACCGCTGGGGCATCTTTCTGGCGCCCCAAGATGGGCAGCGCAAGATCCACTTCGGCGAAAACATGGGCCGCGACGCCTGGCAGGACGTGCCGGGTGAGCATCGTGCCAATCTGCGCCGCATCATCGTCACCCAGGGAGATACCGAGCCGGCGTCGATCGAGCAGCAGCGCCACTTGGGTATGACCGCGCCGTCGCAGTATGACCTGCGCAATCTGTTCCAGATCAACGTGGAAGAGGGACGCCACCTTTGGGCCATGGTCTATCTGCTGCATCGCTACTTCGGCCGTGATGGCCGCGAGGAGGCCGATGCCTTGCTGCAACGCAGCTCCGGCGACGAAGACAATCCGCGCATTCTGGGTGCCTTCAACGAGAAAACGCCCGATTGGCTGGCGTTCTACATGTTTACCTATTTCACCGACCGCGATGGCAAGTTCCAGCTCTGCGCGTTGGCCGAGTCCAGCTTCGATCCGCTGGCGCGTACCACCAAGTTCATGTTGACCGAGGAGGCGCATCATATGTTCGTCGGCGAGTCCGGCGTCTCGCGGGTGATTCAGCGCACCTGCGAAGTGATGAATCAACTCAAGACTGACGATCCGGCTGCCATCCGGGCCGCCGGCGTAATCGACCTGCCCACCATCCAGCGCTACCTGAACTTCCATTACAGCGTGACCATCGACCTGTTCGGTGCGGATCAATCGTCCAACGCCGCCATCTTCTACAGCTCAGGACTGAAGGGCCGTTATGAGGAGGGCAAGCGCAATGACGATCACCAACTCAAGAACGACACCTACCGCGTGCTGAGCGTGACCGACGGTCGCCTGCGCGAAATCGAAGTGCCCATGCTCAACGCCCTCAACGAGGTGCTGCGTGACGACTTCATCCGCGACTCCATGGCCGGGGTGGGCCGTTGGAACAAAGTGATCGAAAAAAACGGCATCCCGTTCCGCCTGTCGGTGCCGCACAAAGCCTTTAACCGCCAGATCGGCACCTTGGCCGGTATCCGTGTCTCGCCCGAGGGCGAAGTGCTCAGCGAAAGCCAGTGGCAGGCCAATCGCGACAAGTGGTTGCCAACTCCCGAGGACCGCGCATTCGTGGCCTCGTTGATGGGCCGCGTAAGCGAACCGGGCAAGTTCGCCAATTGGATCGCGCCGCCGGTCATGGGGGTCAATCGCCAGCCGGTGAATTTCGAGTACGTCCGTTTCAGCTGA
- the boxA gene encoding benzoyl-CoA oxygenase/reductase, BoxA protein, with product MNAAAELLRQHLIDPEICIRCNTCEETCPIDAITHDSRNYVVDADICNGCMACVPPCPTGAIDSWRLVARAQAYGLDEQLGWDELPAEQPLTEASEMAAAAVAAELPMATAAGPSATVPPWSAAHPYVNLYTHKAPVTATVVGNYRVTGTDTDSDIRHIVLDFGAQPFPVLEGQSIGILPPGTDVHGRTHHARQYSLASPRDGERAGYNNLSITVKRVTEGHDGQAVRGVCSNYLCDLVKGDVVQVIGPFGNTFLMPNHPGANLMMICTGTGAAPMRAMTENSRRRLAQGGLGRLMLFFCARTERELPYFGPLMKLPADFIDINLALSRDPGQPKRYVQDAIRQRAQEVLGLLTSGDTYIYVCGLKGMEQGVLQVMADIAQDGGHDWAVLSETLRREGRMHFETY from the coding sequence ATGAATGCGGCCGCCGAGCTGTTGAGACAGCACCTGATCGATCCCGAGATATGCATCCGTTGCAATACCTGCGAGGAGACGTGCCCGATAGATGCGATCACGCACGACAGCCGCAACTACGTCGTCGACGCGGATATCTGCAATGGGTGCATGGCCTGTGTGCCGCCATGTCCGACCGGCGCGATCGACAGCTGGCGTCTGGTGGCGCGGGCGCAGGCCTATGGATTGGATGAGCAATTGGGGTGGGACGAGCTGCCGGCCGAGCAGCCGCTGACCGAAGCGTCCGAGATGGCTGCTGCTGCCGTCGCCGCCGAGCTCCCGATGGCCACGGCAGCCGGCCCGAGTGCAACGGTGCCGCCCTGGTCGGCGGCTCACCCCTATGTCAACCTCTACACCCACAAAGCGCCGGTGACGGCCACCGTGGTGGGCAACTACCGGGTAACGGGCACGGACACCGACAGCGATATCCGGCACATCGTGCTGGACTTTGGCGCGCAGCCGTTTCCGGTGCTCGAGGGGCAGTCCATCGGCATTCTGCCGCCTGGCACGGACGTGCATGGTCGTACGCATCATGCGCGCCAGTACTCGCTGGCCAGCCCGCGAGACGGCGAGCGCGCCGGCTACAACAATCTCTCCATCACGGTAAAGCGCGTCACCGAAGGGCATGATGGCCAGGCCGTGCGCGGGGTCTGCTCCAATTATCTGTGCGACCTGGTCAAAGGCGACGTCGTGCAGGTCATCGGGCCGTTCGGCAATACCTTCCTCATGCCCAATCATCCGGGCGCCAACCTGATGATGATCTGTACGGGAACGGGGGCGGCACCGATGCGCGCCATGACCGAAAACAGCCGCCGTCGCCTGGCCCAGGGCGGGCTGGGCCGGTTGATGCTGTTTTTTTGTGCGCGAACCGAACGCGAGCTGCCGTACTTCGGGCCGCTGATGAAGCTGCCCGCGGACTTCATCGACATCAATCTGGCCTTGTCACGCGACCCGGGCCAGCCCAAACGCTATGTGCAGGATGCCATACGGCAACGGGCGCAGGAGGTACTCGGGTTGTTGACCTCGGGCGACACGTATATCTATGTGTGCGGCCTCAAAGGCATGGAACAGGGCGTGCTGCAGGTCATGGCCGATATCGCGCAGGACGGCGGCCATGATTGGGCGGTGCTATCCGAAACGCTGCGGCGCGAAGGCCGCATGCATTTCGAGACGTATTGA
- a CDS encoding phospholipase/Carboxylesterase family protein, producing MSQDLLECIEVETGANPTHAVIWLHGLGADGNDFVPIVPELGLTQPVRFVFPNAPVAPVTINGGMAMRSWYDILVMDLVRQEDAAGIRASQAAIQKLIARENARGIPTSRIVLAGFSQGCAMTLHTGLRLAEPLAGLVGLSGYLPLIDMAETERHPANAQTPIFMAHGLYDPVVALARAEASRDKLQSLGYAVQWHSYPMPHSVCLEEVQDIGKFLRAVLR from the coding sequence ATGAGCCAAGATCTGCTGGAATGCATCGAAGTCGAAACCGGCGCCAACCCGACCCATGCGGTGATCTGGCTGCATGGATTGGGCGCCGACGGCAATGATTTCGTCCCCATCGTGCCCGAGCTGGGCCTGACCCAGCCGGTGCGCTTCGTTTTCCCCAACGCCCCGGTCGCGCCCGTGACGATCAACGGCGGCATGGCCATGCGTTCGTGGTACGACATCCTGGTCATGGACCTGGTGCGCCAGGAAGATGCTGCGGGTATCCGCGCTTCGCAGGCTGCCATCCAGAAGCTGATTGCCCGCGAAAATGCGCGTGGCATTCCAACCTCGCGCATCGTGCTGGCCGGCTTTTCGCAAGGCTGCGCGATGACGCTGCACACCGGCTTACGCCTGGCCGAGCCATTGGCCGGGCTGGTGGGTTTGTCTGGCTATCTGCCGCTGATCGATATGGCCGAGACCGAACGCCACCCGGCCAATGCCCAGACGCCCATTTTCATGGCCCATGGCCTGTACGATCCGGTGGTGGCACTGGCGCGCGCCGAAGCCTCGCGCGACAAACTCCAGAGCCTTGGCTATGCGGTCCAGTGGCACAGCTATCCCATGCCGCACTCGGTGTGCCTCGAGGAAGTGCAGGACATCGGCAAGTTTCTGCGCGCGGTCCTGCGCTGA